Part of the Salmo salar chromosome ssa10, Ssal_v3.1, whole genome shotgun sequence genome is shown below.
taagtatttccagtttcagagatttttgtagttcgttccagtcattggcagcagagaactggaaggagagacggccaaaggaggaattggctttgggggtgaccagagagatatacctgctggagcgcgtgctacaggtgggtgctgctatggtgaccagtgagcggagataaggggggactttacctagcagggtcttgtagatgacctggagccagtgggtttggcgacgattatgaagcaaaTGCCAGCCAACAAGagagtacaggtcgcagtggtgggtagtatatggggctttggtgacaaaacggatggcactgtgatacacTGCatacagtttgttgagtagggtattggaggctattttgtaaatgacatcgccgaagtcgaggatcggtaggatggtcagttttacgagggtatgtttggcagcatgactgaaggatgctttgttgcgaaataggaagctaattctagatttaactttggattggagatgtttgatgtgagtctggaaggagagtttacagtctaaccagacacctaggtatttgtagttgtccacatattctaagtcagaaccgtccagagtagtgatgctggacaggcgggcaggtgcaggcagcgatcggttgaagagcatgaatttagttttacttgtatttaggagcagttggaggccacggaaggagagatgtatgacattgaagctctTCTGGAGGTGAgtcaacacagtgtccaaagaagggccagaagtatacagaatggtgttgtctgcgtagaggtggatcagagactcacgagcagcaagagcgacatcattgatgcatacagagaaaagagctggcccaagaattgaaccttgtggcacccccatagagactgccagaggtccggacaacaggccctccgatttgacacactgaactctagcagagaagtagttggtgaaccaggcgatgcaatcatttgagaaaccaaggctattgagtgccgatgaggatgtggtgattgacagagtcgaaagccttggccaggtcaatgaatatggcagcacagtattgtttcttatcgatggcggttacgatatcgtttaggaccttgagcattgctgaggtgcacccatgaccagctctgaaaccagattgcatagcggagaaggtgtggtgggattcgaaatggtcggtaatctgtttgttgacttggctttcgaagaccttagaaaggcagggtaggatggatataggtctgtagcaatttgggtcaagagtgtcccctcatttgaagagggggatgacagcagctgctttccaatctatgagaatctcagacgacacgaaagagaggttgaacaggctagtaataggggttgcaataatttcggcagataattttagaaagaaagggtccagattgtctagcccggctgatttgtaggggtccatattttgcagctctttcagaacatcagctgaatggatttgggagaaggagaaatggggaaggctttggcgagtagctgtggggggtgcagtgctgttgactgcagtaggggtagccaggtggaaagcatggtcagccgtagaaaaatgcttattgaaatacatgggtagccatgagataGACCTCCTCCCCCCCAATAGTGATCAACTATTGAGGATCGCTATTGGGCGCAATCGGGCAATGTAGGTTTGTAtacaatcgcccaaccttaacacacacacacactctctctgtgtggttacagtaggctaacgtatgtcaatatttttaggaacagcagtaacatcaggcaggatttaggctaccaactgcctcgTTGTAGCTCATTCTTGGGcgcaatgatcacgttcccgcactgactgactgtgtggaggctcattgatttaatgttacgttagcctacatgctaCACTAGTAAAGTTATAAATTATATaactgtcggctatattagccacgacttaccgttctttgtgcagcttcaaatgtcgaacaaagttggaaattgttgcgcctccgtctgtaattttcttcccgcatgttttgcaagttgcaatccgttttttgttgatacagtgtcatctttatatccaaaaataataatttggggtattatctttccaagggctccttCTGAATTCACTCcccgacgttcctctgcactgccatgcacaactgtcacgtcctgaccagtaaaggggttatttgttcttatagtttggtcaggacgtggcagggggtatttgttttatgtggttctgggtgtgtttgtgtatgtgttcatgtagagggggtatttggtttatatggttcagggtggttgtgtatgttgaggggtattttgatgtattagtccagggtttggttattgttctatgttagaaataaactatgttcagtctagtcatttgtatttctatgtttagctaattggtgttggggccttcagttggaggcagctgtgtatcgttgcctctgattgaaggtcctataaataggaatgtgtttgtcatgggagattgtttcttgttttgctgttttGCTGtatgcctgacgagactgtctagtttgtttgttttttgtatacgttgtttgtgtttttccttcttcactaataaaaagaagatgagtatacattttcccgctgcattttggtctacaccctacgacacccgtgacaacaACTTTTTcacagctggcacaatttgattggctgctgtcaaattcaaactgtaatccgttaaatgaagagttgatgcgctgcacacttttaaTAGCATCATAGtttatatttgggcttggggagggtatcaagtcaggtcaagtcaaaaggctcaagtccaagtcaagtcacgagtcattggtgttaaagtcaaagtcgagttgcaagtcatcatatttgtgactcgagtccacacctctgcctGGATATttctttggaaagcaactcttgccctgACTTTGTCGACTTTGTTAACTAGCgaataatatactcggaagcggtgggtggtgtgcgcgcatccaaagcctcactagaagaccgCTCCGGCATCCTCTCCTCcggcggcgttgttttgggtcggcctctggaatcagttctaatgccctgggaggtgcagacaaaggatccgctttgggaaagtcgcaTTCCTAGACGTTGTGCTGGTAAGTTGTcgtctctctgatatccaatagttctacCCGGTTAATTGTAATAACAGttaaggttttctgggctaacaatgtaagaaataatacattaaaaaaatacaaatactgcacagtttcctaaggactagaagctaCCATCTCTATCGGCGCCATCTTGAATCACAGCCAGGATTAGTGTCAGCGTGTATGTCAGAGGTTTTTTGCTGAAATCTACATTTAAGCTGACCAATAAGTTTACAGCTATGAAGAGCTTTTATACAGGAAATGGTGTGTTAAGCAAGGCTTAGCACGCATgtgagagagagctacagtagcAAACAGAGCAGAGGGCTTGGCCAGGCACAGTAGTATGTTGTGACAGCAGCCCACATTAATCCAGGGTTGTAGACCAGGAGACTTGTCACCTAATGTGCTGATGACAACATGATTTATCCCCTCCTCAATGTCCACTCACACACTGCCTGCACACAGCCAGTAGTCCTATACTTCAGCAGAGAAGTCCCTACTTTGTAGGGCCTCACTATTACATCATATTGCACCCTGGCTGTGGAGCTTAAGTTAAGTACAATGCGGGtgctcactgttgttgttaaagcTTCTCCTGGAGCCTTCGCTATTAGTTTCATTACCTTCATCAATCTCTCATGGACTGTAGTAGAAGGGTCAGTGTGGAGAATTCTTCTAAACCTGCCAGATGCCAGGATAAGTGTTCAGTCCAGGGCTAGATACGTAACTTGTTACCAAAGAGAATATGCCAATTTAATCTGTCAGAGCCACAGAGAAGTATCTTGATAAACTACAGTCGGAAAAGCAGCCTCAGCTCTGCCAGCATGGATCACCCGTCTGCCAACCCGTGGCCCTGAGGATATCTTTATGAAACCCATGGGGTTTTTCTTCCTCCAGGAAAAACTCAACTGGATTCAGTTGATTGCTGTTATTCTTTCTAAATCTTTAAATGTTTTGTGATCATAATAAATTAATTCAAACATGATAAAGTGATCCAAAgttcacaaatgtatcatttaaTTTCATGTTTCAGACATTagacattttatttttatgatgTACTTACACTATTCGGTTGTTTGTTATGTTACTAGATGTCAATGAGGTATTCAGATGGTAACTATTTTCCTTGGTAAGCTTATTCTAAACCATTTATCTCACTCTGTTCCCACACTTCTGTTCATTGTCACAAATACgtggttatacactgagtgtaccaaacattaggaacaccttcctgattttgagttgcacccccttttgcccttcaGAACATTAcagttcgtcagggcatggattctacaaggtgtcgaaagcattccacagggatgctggcccattttgagtccaatgctttccacaaaaGTGTTGAGTTGGCGGAatgccctttgggtggtggaccattcttgaaacacatgggaaactgttgagaatGAAAATCTCAGCAGCGTTGCAGCTCTTGACACACAGACGCCTGGCACCTCCTATCATAccacattcaaaggcacttaaatcttttgtcttgtccattcaccctttgaatggcacatacacaacccatgtctcaatTAACTCAAGGCTTGtaaatccttctttaataaaTGTCTAAGCCAAGTTCTAAGCtgacatggaattgttttaagatggtcataccatggatcattcggctatttgattttgaattttaggacccctttaaaaacaaaaatgatttgataaaatatttaatttggccctactactatagcccagagaaacacattgaataacacattcataaatggcaaaaaatacAGTCAAACAGTAAATAATAAGAAACATGATTTTGAAGCGTTTGTTCTATacaagaaagctcaggaaatatatatactgtaccagtcaaaagtttggacacacatattcATCCcagacaaacaccgctctagctcagccacctttcaccgcagatgcggaagtgcgacatttgcatatgtggtggattgagaggcATCCAATGTAAAATATATCTAGTTTAAACTGAAGGATTTTGATAGGGATTTTTGAATTATGTTATATTATGTGAGTCAATCGACTCTAGgggcctgtctcctccccttcatctacactgattgaagtgacatcaataagggatcatcactttcacctggattcatctggccTTCTATTTCATGGAAAGTGTTCCTTGTGTGTTGTACACAGTGTGTATCCACATGCAAAACAGCAAGGAACACAAAGAGATTAAATTAATTGTTTATTTTTAGATTTCTATGCAGATATTGCCTAGATTATTTGTGTGGGATTTTCAACATACTTTTTTCAGGTTCATTGATTACCTTACATATTAACTGGATATTATTACAGTATAAGTCTCACACAAACAGTTTGGTGTGGCAGGCTGAGCAGTAGGGTTTCCCTGCCTGCTCCTTGAATACTCCCTGACTGAGTTTCCTCAAACAAAAAGCACACACAAAGTGCTCAGGGTGGAACTTGCGCTCCATAGCCGAGATGCAGCACCCAGAGATGGGCTCTCCACAGCCCCCACACAGTGTACCCTGGCGGGAGTGGAAGTGCAAAGAGCACAGGGGACGACCATCCAGCTCCAGGAAACAACCATCGGTGAAGGGCTTCAGACAGTCCTGGTtagaaagggatagagagaagtagaaagagagagagaaaacgtctTCTATCTAGTTGGTATAGTAGGCCTACTCTTTTTTTGGAGATTGAGGACGATTATGGTAAATGGGTAATGTCAGGACAATGATGTATTGTGGCTGTTGGCTGTTCAAAGCGTATTGTTTGAATAATGGCAGAAGTTTCTAAGCCGAAGCCATGTGATCTGTGGTGAGAGACTCACTGAGCAGACGAAGCAGTTGGGATGCCAGGTGCCGTTGGCTGCAGTCAGGAAGTTCTCTTTCACAGGCTCTCCGCAGCCAGAGCACTTTGGAGCAAAGAGATGGTAAAAGTCTCTGTGGCAGTACGGCTTCCCGTCCTTCTCCAGAAAACCTATGGCACATTAAAGGACACACACGCAAAGAGAGGAGAGTGTTCTCTGTCACACTGTGGTCTATAATTTATGTTACCCTGTAGGGAACTGTAGTGGTTGTAGTGTTATCTGTCAGGCAGATAGATGTGTGCTCCCTCACCTTCAGGCCCAAAGCGCTCCCCACAGTGGGAACAGAAGAAGTGCTCAGGGTGCCAGGTGCAGTCCATCGCTGTCAGGATGTTCTGAGCGAGAGGTCAAAGAGCCCAGCATGCGGTGAGGTAAACCCAATAACAACTTAACAGATCTAGAGAGGTGGTGAGCTGGTTTTGTGCAGCGTTAGATAATGGTGATACTGTCCAATCCAAAGAGAAGGCGTTGTACCTTCAGAATGGGGCCCTTGCAGTAACTACAGCGGGGTGAAAAGAGATGCTGGTAGTCTTTCTCACAGTAGgccttcccctccctctcaaAGAAGCCAATGGTGCCCAGCTCCGCCGtacacaccacacaaacaaagTGTTCTGGGTGCCACACCTGGCCCAGGGCTGTGATCATCTGCAGAAAGATAGAAAGAAAAAGTGATACTATATTCCCACTTAGCATAGACATCAACgcaacatctattccacattggttcaacataatttcaatgaaatgaagtgaaacaacgttgattcaaccagcttgtgcccagtgggttgtttcACATACTGGCAATGGTACTTTCGATTGATCATCTTCGCCTATACTGCTATTTTGAAAGCAGGATTTTGTAAATTGTTTGGCAGCTCAAGCTGTTTACCTTTCCCACAATGACCTTTCCACAAGAAGCACAGTGACCCTTGGCCATGGTGTGTACACCCATCTTCTCCATATCAGAGCTCAGGCCTCCCAGAATGTCATCTATGGTGTCTGTTTTTCTCTGTGTTGACACCTTGTGCTCCAGATCAGAAGTCTTTGGGCTGTTTGTGCTCTCTTCTTTCACTTGTGTGTCATCCATTTCTTTCTTTTCTCCAATCTGTTTCTTTTTGACTGACTTCTGCACAAGTGGTGGTGGGGTTGAGGGAGGAGAAGGGTCTGGCAGCTAAAGATGAGAAAAATCAATGTGTCCACAAAACAGACTTGCATCCATTCATATACATGAAtgaaaaatgaaaatgaaattaaTGTTGGTGGCACTAGTAGCACTAAAGCTTCCGATATTTGTTTAGCTTGCTTATACTGCCCTCTGCTGTCAGATCAGGTCAACTTCACTGAAAGACACAGTCGTCCTCTGTTCATGCTCTGAGCAACAGTGTATTTATTCACTGATAGATGTTTCCTCACCCCCATCTCCAGGTCAAGCAGCAATTCATCCATTATGGAGTCCAGCTCTCTGGAAGCAGAGCGAGGGCTCAGCAGACCGGCCTCCATTGGAGCTGGTAactcactgacaaacacacagagcAAACCACAGATGAGCACTGGTATAGAGTGGACACTGGACAATTACTTAAATCTGTGGTCTCAGCTCTATCTGTATGGTCTCACCCAGTGTCATTACGTATGGCTATCTATGGGCTGACATACGAGTGGCTGACCTGTATACATTGGTGCTATCtggctcctttcctttccttggATGGAGACCAACAGAACACACCTTTGGGACCTGCAGGAAATGCCACTTAACACATATGGCTAGAATATACATCCAGTTGAAGTAATTGGACAAAAGACTAAACAACAACTGCTAGAGGTGATTTTATCATTACCTGTCCATATGTGTTGGCTGTATCACTTTCTTTCTTCTGAGGAGCCGACTCTGGACCAGTTGAGTTGAAAGCCAACTCCTCTAGTAAAAGGTCtgtaacaaacacacatacatatatatggtAGGTACTATAATTCAGAAAAGGCATTTCTAACAGAACTCCTCTGAGATAAGCTGCAGTGCCTCATTACGGTCGCCTCTTGCAGATTGCAAGGTGCACCCATTGATCTGCTGTGGTTGCTGCATTCAGTGCTGCTTCCTGAGGAAGTGGTGGAAGAGATGCTATAGTTACAGACAATCTCTTCACACTAAAAGTGAAACTTTTGAAACTGATGCAAACCTCTATGACTAACAGTGTTGTTCTTAACTCATACATAATCTGTATAAAAGGAACGTTACATATAACTACTAAGTAATTGTGTTAATTTTAAGACATTTTATCCTAAGTTCTTCATAAGTAAATCATAACTACACTGGTGGAGCacaaatcaataaaaaaaatctaagtaAAAACAAACTGTTCTATTAAAAACACACACTTATATTAATAATAATCGCTATCCACTGGCTTTCTCACAATTTGGTTGGTAGTGGAACGGAATTATGACTTCCGTCAACAACGTCAAGAATCCATCTGTCTCTCAACAGAGATAACCTTCTGTGATTCACTGTGAATTTACATTGACAATCATATcaacaaaaatacaatttaaatagatatgatagaacacatgacaTGTTCAGCGTGACCAATGTAATGCAAGGCAAGCATTAATTCACCACACACCATAAAACATGTTCATGTACACCTCCTGAGCAATTTCATTTTTCCCTTCTAGTTTTATCTATTGCATTttgttttatatttaataatcacAACAGAAGCAGAGGAAAGAATACTCACCCAGGTCATCCATGCTTGAAAAATATACTTGTGCACTGTGTGAATGAGCCTACGTGTTctgcggggtgtgtgtgtgtgtgtgtgcgtgcgtgcgtgcgtgcgtgcgtgtgtgtgtgtgttggtttactGACAGTTAATTGGCACACATCCTAAAAGGATAATGTCAaaatcagatgaacttgtggatatgaCTTTTatatctctgcgtgcagtttgaaggaagttgctaactagcattagggCAATGACAGGAAGTCTATAAGTATCTATGGAGCACTCAAATCACACATTTTATTTCACCGGAGAAAATAAACTTCTCACTTGatccttaaagggatacttctgcATTTTGGCAATGGTATACAGGAGTTCATTTGACTCTGGGGAAATAGATAAAGGGCCTAATTGCCAAAATCTTGAATTATCCCTTTAATTAATCAGGTCAAACTGTCATTTCCTtttgtctgttttttttgttaactTGAATTTCTCTGAGTGCACTGCTACCTTCCTGAAGACACTGGATACCTTCTAAGATATTTCTACTCATGTTTCTCATGTTTCTACTCATCTCTACTCATATTTCTACTATGTTCATAATAAAACATGTTAAAGGTCAATTCATGACCTGGTGAGTAGTTATACAAAGCTCAGGTTGTATGTACATACATGTTTTATCAACCACTATCTTCTAAATGCTGATGATATATGGGTTAAATGGTCAACTATCAATAAGAAAGGTGAGAGAGCAGTCCCCCTTATCTGAAAATTGAATAGGGAAAGATTCAAAGTTTATTTAACTATAAGATAGTTGTGCTTAATAATGGTGTAACATAGGTGAATAGattgttccacttcataatagTTCAATATGATAACATAATGGGAAGGTTTTTCAGTAGACATATTTATGACAACATAGATTATTGCATATTGATTACATAATGCCATAAATTGTTGACATCATGACATCCCAATATAATGTCtgctatatataatataatctgctaaatgacttaaatgtaatgtaaatgtaatatataatGACATTATTACAGTGTAATTGTGTGATGACATAATGAGTTCATTTTGTGAGCGTCATTACTTTATTATGACATCATAATGCATTTCATATCCATttatatcagggatgggcaactttgattggggtaggggccacaaaaaatctgaactcatcatgagttGCTCGAGGTCTGCATACCCACATCCCAGCAGGtaattcaattcaaatcaaatcaaaattgatttgtcacatgcgctgaataaaacaagtgtagaccttaccgtcaaatgcttactttcaagcccttattaaccaacagtgcagttcatgaagagttaagaaaatatttaacaaataaactaaagtaaaaaatatataaaaagtaacacaataacgagtttatatacagggggtactggtaccgagtcagtgtgcgggggtacaggttagaggtaatttgtacatgtaggtaggggtgaagtgacaatgcataaataataaaaacagcgagtagcagcagtgtacaaaacaaatggaggggggtcaatgtaatagtccggtggccatttgattaattgttcagcagtctactggcttgggggtagaagctgttaaggagccttttggtcctagacttggtgctccggtacgcttgccgtgcggtagcagagaaaacagtctatgacttgggtgactggagtctctgacaattttatgggctttcctctgacaccgcctattatataggtcctggattgcaggaagcttggccccagtgacgtactgggccgtacgcactaccctctgtagcgccttacggtcagatgccgagcagttgccataccaggcggtgatgcaactggtcaggctgctctcgatggtgcagctgtagaactttttgaggacctgaggacccatgccaaatcttttttgtatcctgagggggaaaaggttttgtcatgccctcttcacgactgtcttggtgtgtttggaccatgataggttgttggtgatgtggacaccaaggaacttgaaactctcaacccgttccactacagccccgttgataataatgggggcctgttcggcccaccttttcctgtagtccacgatcagctcctttgtcttgctcccattgagggagaggtcgttgtcctggcaccacactaccagttctctgacctccttcctataggctgtctcattgttgtcggtgatcaggcctac
Proteins encoded:
- the lpxn gene encoding leupaxin isoform X1 gives rise to the protein MDDLDLLLEELAFNSTGPESAPQKKESDTANTYGQWHFLQVPKVCSVGLHPRKGKEPDSTNVYSELPAPMEAGLLSPRSASRELDSIMDELLLDLEMGLPDPSPPSTPPPLVQKSVKKKQIGEKKEMDDTQVKEESTNSPKTSDLEHKVSTQRKTDTIDDILGGLSSDMEKMGVHTMAKGHCASCGKVIVGKMITALGQVWHPEHFVCVVCTAELGTIGFFEREGKAYCEKDYQHLFSPRCSYCKGPILKNILTAMDCTWHPEHFFCSHCGERFGPEGFLEKDGKPYCHRDFYHLFAPKCSGCGEPVKENFLTAANGTWHPNCFVCSDCLKPFTDGCFLELDGRPLCSLHFHSRQGTLCGGCGEPISGCCISAMERKFHPEHFVCAFCLRKLSQGVFKEQAGKPYCSACHTKLFV
- the lpxn gene encoding leupaxin isoform X2 encodes the protein MDDLDLLLEELAFNSTGPESAPQKKESDTANTYGQVPKVCSVGLHPRKGKEPDSTNVYSELPAPMEAGLLSPRSASRELDSIMDELLLDLEMGLPDPSPPSTPPPLVQKSVKKKQIGEKKEMDDTQVKEESTNSPKTSDLEHKVSTQRKTDTIDDILGGLSSDMEKMGVHTMAKGHCASCGKVIVGKMITALGQVWHPEHFVCVVCTAELGTIGFFEREGKAYCEKDYQHLFSPRCSYCKGPILKNILTAMDCTWHPEHFFCSHCGERFGPEGFLEKDGKPYCHRDFYHLFAPKCSGCGEPVKENFLTAANGTWHPNCFVCSDCLKPFTDGCFLELDGRPLCSLHFHSRQGTLCGGCGEPISGCCISAMERKFHPEHFVCAFCLRKLSQGVFKEQAGKPYCSACHTKLFV